A single Methylomonas sp. AM2-LC DNA region contains:
- a CDS encoding carbonic anhydrase gives MQKLIQGIHHFQNTLFGKQRELFERLAKKQSPEALFITCSDSRINPNLLTQTDPGELFILRNAGNIIPAYGEVWGGEAATIEFAVSGLGIKDIIICGHSHCGAMNAVVDPTLREKFPALSRWLNHANINRTIIDNKYPELSGEALLMATIQENVLVQMEHLRSHPVVAAGIAKGKLKLHGWVYKIETGEVFNFSPKHDQFELLKLHRHDVIADKHFNNAEI, from the coding sequence ATGCAAAAATTGATACAAGGTATTCATCATTTTCAGAATACACTGTTCGGTAAACAGCGCGAGCTTTTCGAACGTTTAGCCAAAAAACAATCGCCTGAGGCATTATTTATTACCTGTTCAGACTCGCGGATCAACCCTAATCTGCTTACCCAGACTGATCCGGGTGAGTTATTTATCTTACGTAATGCGGGCAATATCATTCCTGCTTACGGTGAAGTATGGGGAGGAGAAGCGGCAACAATAGAATTTGCAGTGTCTGGCTTGGGCATTAAAGATATTATTATCTGCGGCCATTCGCATTGTGGAGCTATGAATGCGGTTGTTGATCCAACACTAAGGGAAAAATTTCCGGCCTTATCCCGTTGGCTAAATCATGCAAATATCAATCGCACAATTATTGATAATAAATATCCCGAATTAAGCGGTGAAGCCTTGCTAATGGCGACTATCCAGGAAAATGTGTTGGTGCAAATGGAGCATTTACGTAGCCACCCAGTAGTGGCTGCCGGTATAGCCAAAGGAAAATTGAAATTGCATGGCTGGGTCTATAAAATTGAAACGGGCGAAGTGTTTAACTTTTCACCGAAGCATGACCAATTTGAGTTACTAAAACTACATCGTCATGATGTTATTGCTGATAAACACTTTAATAATGCGGAGATTTAA
- the ppc gene encoding phosphoenolpyruvate carboxylase has protein sequence MLKVYDDKELSRSRRVLVSLLAKRLKIAAGPEVASIVEKLQRDFNGLIHDNGSTNLHKHLQDTIEGLSPELTDKVVRAFNLYFSLVNIAEESYALKLRRSLTEHGGHYWPGSFQDTLLSMKQAGVTGDQLQTLCNELLYLPVLTAHPTESKRRTIKGSLRNIFLTYEKLTDPRLKGYYRQQVLQTLESQIHLLWKTDEVRAHSMGVVDEIETGLSYFPSSLFAATAQVYRNFENALHDVYGKEAERIHLPKFLNFGSWIGGDRDGNPNVKPETTALALRLQSRTVLQEYIRRLAELCDQLSFSYGLCQPSVEFLASLKADQDYIGEAVKSLEDRYLQEPYRHKLVIMKHRMEHALAQIEQCIETGSGMTAGYLYPCSTFLADLKLISNSLNTHGDADIAALDLQDLIHLVETFGYHLMQLDVRQESTRHSQAVAEILNLALGIDYHQLDEQERLNVLSEAIGAPGGLLYDRNDLSAATRETLDLFQVVAQMRSELGVACFGRYVISMTHAASHILEVLLMATQYGLAGRIAGRWYCSIGVSPLFETIEDLKHIASVLNTLFDVPAYRELLNASGQRQEIMLGYSDSCKDGGIIASGWNLYQAQLQIIEICDQRGIKCRLFHGRGGTVGRGGGPTHEAILAQPPDTVRGQIKFTEQGEMLFYRYNNMETAVYELTLGITGLIKASTTLIQGPVMDYTAYHPMMTELARIGEHSFRELTEHTSDFLDYFYEATPVSEFGQLNLGSRPSHRKHQDRSKQSVRAIAWVFSWAQSRQTFPAWYGLGSSLSTCCAGKPERMKTMQTMYKEWPFFRNLLSNVQMALSKTDMDIAKEYAGLCVDSNVGKRVHKQIAQEYQLCVDWILDIVGAEELLADNPMLATSLRSRNSYLGPLNYIQVSLLRRVRAAREANQEDDISLRVLLRTINAIAAGMRNTG, from the coding sequence ATGCTGAAAGTCTATGATGACAAAGAACTGAGTCGTAGTCGCCGAGTGCTAGTTTCTTTGCTGGCAAAACGGCTTAAAATTGCTGCCGGTCCCGAAGTGGCTAGCATAGTAGAAAAACTGCAACGTGATTTTAATGGCCTGATTCATGACAATGGCTCTACCAACCTTCATAAACATTTGCAAGACACCATAGAAGGCTTATCCCCGGAACTGACAGATAAAGTGGTACGTGCGTTTAATCTGTATTTTAGTTTGGTTAATATTGCCGAAGAATCTTATGCCTTAAAACTTAGACGTTCTTTAACCGAACACGGTGGGCATTATTGGCCCGGTTCTTTTCAGGACACCTTACTGTCAATGAAACAAGCCGGCGTAACGGGCGATCAACTTCAGACTCTATGCAACGAATTATTATATTTACCTGTATTAACCGCTCATCCTACCGAATCAAAACGGAGAACGATCAAAGGCAGTTTGCGTAATATTTTCCTAACCTATGAAAAACTGACTGATCCCAGGCTAAAAGGTTATTATCGACAACAGGTTTTACAGACCTTAGAAAGCCAGATTCATCTTTTGTGGAAAACCGATGAAGTGCGGGCGCACAGTATGGGCGTGGTAGACGAAATTGAAACTGGTTTGTCTTATTTTCCTAGTTCATTATTTGCTGCCACGGCACAGGTTTACCGTAATTTTGAGAACGCTCTGCACGATGTTTATGGTAAAGAAGCCGAACGAATTCATCTGCCCAAATTTTTAAATTTTGGTTCATGGATAGGGGGTGATCGTGATGGTAACCCCAATGTAAAACCTGAAACCACTGCATTGGCATTACGTTTGCAATCACGCACCGTATTGCAAGAATATATTCGCCGATTGGCGGAACTTTGTGATCAGCTGTCTTTTTCTTATGGCTTATGCCAACCCAGCGTTGAATTTCTAGCCAGCCTGAAAGCGGATCAGGATTATATAGGCGAGGCGGTAAAAAGCCTGGAAGATCGTTATTTACAAGAACCTTACCGGCATAAACTGGTTATCATGAAACATCGCATGGAACATGCTTTGGCGCAGATAGAACAGTGTATAGAAACAGGCTCTGGCATGACGGCTGGCTATTTATATCCTTGTTCTACTTTTTTGGCCGATCTTAAGCTGATAAGCAATTCTTTAAATACGCATGGCGATGCTGACATTGCTGCACTGGATTTGCAGGATTTGATCCACTTAGTCGAGACCTTTGGCTATCATTTAATGCAATTGGATGTTAGACAAGAATCCACCCGCCACAGTCAGGCGGTTGCGGAAATACTTAATTTGGCATTGGGAATTGATTATCATCAATTAGATGAACAGGAAAGGCTGAATGTATTAAGTGAGGCCATAGGTGCGCCCGGCGGCTTGCTGTATGACAGAAACGATTTGTCAGCCGCAACTCGAGAAACACTGGATTTATTTCAAGTCGTTGCACAAATGCGCTCTGAATTAGGTGTAGCCTGTTTTGGTCGTTACGTGATTTCCATGACCCATGCTGCCAGCCATATTTTAGAAGTGTTACTGATGGCAACCCAATACGGCTTGGCGGGACGAATTGCGGGTCGTTGGTATTGCAGTATTGGCGTTAGCCCCTTATTTGAAACCATCGAAGATCTTAAACATATAGCTAGCGTTCTAAATACCTTATTTGATGTACCCGCCTATCGGGAATTACTCAACGCGTCAGGTCAACGCCAGGAAATTATGCTGGGCTATTCGGACTCTTGTAAAGATGGTGGCATTATCGCTTCGGGCTGGAACTTATATCAGGCGCAGCTGCAAATTATTGAGATTTGCGATCAACGTGGTATTAAATGCCGCTTATTTCACGGCCGCGGTGGTACAGTGGGTCGCGGTGGCGGCCCTACCCACGAAGCCATACTTGCCCAGCCACCCGATACAGTACGCGGTCAAATCAAGTTTACCGAACAAGGTGAAATGTTGTTTTATCGCTATAACAATATGGAAACCGCTGTTTACGAACTCACATTGGGGATAACTGGATTAATCAAGGCCAGCACCACGCTAATCCAAGGCCCAGTGATGGACTATACCGCCTATCATCCCATGATGACGGAATTGGCGCGCATAGGTGAGCATAGTTTTAGGGAATTAACCGAACATACCAGCGATTTTCTGGATTATTTTTACGAAGCCACCCCGGTTAGCGAGTTTGGTCAGCTTAATCTGGGATCACGCCCTTCGCATCGCAAACACCAGGATCGTTCTAAACAATCGGTACGCGCCATCGCCTGGGTGTTTTCTTGGGCGCAATCACGACAAACCTTTCCGGCCTGGTATGGCTTGGGCAGCAGTCTATCAACTTGTTGTGCGGGTAAACCAGAACGCATGAAAACCATGCAAACCATGTATAAGGAATGGCCATTTTTTAGAAACTTACTCAGTAATGTGCAAATGGCTTTAAGCAAAACCGATATGGATATTGCCAAAGAATATGCTGGTTTGTGTGTGGACAGCAATGTTGGCAAACGCGTACATAAGCAAATTGCCCAGGAATATCAATTGTGTGTGGACTGGATACTGGATATTGTGGGTGCCGAAGAATTGCTGGCAGACAATCCCATGCTGGCTACCTCGTTACGCAGCCGTAACAGTTATTTGGGGCCACTTAATTATATCCAGGTATCGTTATTGCGGCGGGTTAGAGCAGCGAGGGAAGCAAATCAGGAAGACGATATTAGTTTACGGGTATTACTACGCACCATCAATGCCATTGCGGCAGGGATGCGCAATACGGGTTGA
- a CDS encoding NAD(+)--dinitrogen-reductase ADP-D-ribosyltransferase — protein MSNNYLGGYSSNLLGISTAFLACEGFNVQPGGLHIAGTREAAVSLFAALTKLVATGLGQTERSDEELPDNNTSLRLHCGRLFQAYMCDVFGYEDEQKCKDASGRRRYRNSYLSLIQDWGLDSNNAQAAVLKGWVESRFGLFPSFHKQPINSFMGHDWLIYCSEKMHSRYHNNCIYMQLDLLYEYCQWVIEQLHYPARSHKTLYRGVNTLTDLREYLDETGPYQVLKFNSLVSFTDRRSIASEFGAYILEVQVPMSKLMFFNELLPQHALHGEAEYLVIGGDYRVRVLR, from the coding sequence ATGAGTAATAACTATCTGGGCGGCTATAGCAGTAATCTATTGGGTATATCTACGGCATTTTTGGCCTGCGAAGGTTTTAATGTACAGCCAGGGGGATTACATATTGCTGGTACCCGCGAGGCAGCAGTCAGTTTGTTTGCGGCATTGACAAAACTGGTTGCCACAGGGCTTGGACAAACTGAACGTTCTGATGAAGAATTACCTGATAACAATACCAGCCTACGTTTGCATTGCGGGCGGTTGTTTCAGGCTTATATGTGCGATGTGTTTGGATATGAAGATGAACAGAAGTGTAAAGACGCCTCAGGACGGCGGCGTTACCGTAACAGTTATTTAAGTTTGATACAGGATTGGGGGCTGGATTCTAATAATGCACAGGCTGCGGTTTTGAAAGGTTGGGTGGAAAGCCGATTTGGTTTGTTTCCAAGTTTTCATAAACAGCCTATTAACAGTTTTATGGGGCATGATTGGCTAATTTATTGCTCCGAAAAAATGCACAGCCGTTATCATAATAACTGTATTTATATGCAGTTGGATTTGTTGTACGAATATTGCCAATGGGTAATAGAGCAGCTGCATTACCCTGCCCGCTCTCACAAGACTCTGTATCGCGGAGTAAATACACTGACTGATTTGCGCGAATACCTTGATGAAACAGGCCCGTATCAGGTGCTAAAATTTAACAGTTTAGTTTCTTTTACCGATAGACGCAGTATTGCAAGCGAATTTGGTGCTTATATTCTGGAAGTGCAAGTACCCATGTCGAAACTGATGTTTTTTAACGAATTGTTACCGCAACATGCTTTACATGGCGAAGCTGAATATCTGGTGATTGGTGGTGATTATCGGGTACGGGTATTGCGCTAA
- the draG gene encoding ADP-ribosyl-[dinitrogen reductase] hydrolase, with amino-acid sequence MPQTLNDRVLAAYLGFACGDALGATVEFMRPKQIQQRYGVHKDIIGGGWLGLTAGEVTDDTQMTLALGQAVLEQGRWDIKAIADQFIQWLDTNPPDVGNTVRRGLLRYRTTGELFTTPNEKDAGNGACMRNLPVVLLTLQQQHTFHEWSLQQCHLTHNHPLSDAATLALGAMLRHLLLAEDGVARCQFEANRLLHIHPEFSYTPYPGKASAYIVDTIQTVLHYFFSTHSFEECVVATVNQGDDADTTGALAGMLAGAYYGLEHIPKRWLNQLDKNIVTQIRHQSIALRQINKLQA; translated from the coding sequence ATGCCACAAACTTTAAATGATCGGGTATTGGCTGCGTATCTGGGATTTGCATGCGGAGATGCGTTGGGGGCAACAGTCGAGTTTATGCGGCCTAAACAGATACAACAGCGTTATGGTGTACATAAAGACATTATAGGCGGTGGCTGGCTGGGATTGACTGCTGGTGAGGTAACGGATGATACACAAATGACACTGGCACTTGGGCAGGCTGTGCTAGAACAAGGGCGCTGGGATATTAAAGCCATTGCCGATCAGTTTATACAATGGCTGGATACTAATCCGCCTGATGTGGGAAATACCGTACGGCGTGGTTTGTTACGTTATCGTACTACTGGCGAATTATTTACTACACCCAATGAGAAGGATGCCGGAAATGGCGCTTGTATGCGCAATTTGCCGGTAGTGTTGCTCACTTTGCAGCAACAACACACTTTTCATGAATGGAGTTTGCAACAATGTCATCTGACGCATAACCATCCGCTTTCAGATGCCGCAACCTTGGCTTTAGGGGCAATGCTGAGGCATTTGTTGTTGGCAGAAGATGGGGTGGCTCGGTGTCAATTTGAGGCTAATCGCTTGCTGCATATTCATCCAGAATTTAGTTATACCCCCTACCCCGGCAAAGCGTCTGCTTATATAGTGGATACAATACAGACTGTGCTACATTATTTTTTTAGCACCCACAGTTTTGAGGAATGTGTGGTTGCTACCGTTAATCAGGGCGATGATGCAGATACCACTGGCGCACTCGCAGGTATGCTGGCAGGTGCTTATTACGGCCTGGAACACATTCCGAAACGCTGGTTAAATCAATTGGATAAGAACATTGTCACCCAAATTCGTCATCAATCTATTGCGCTGCGACAAATTAACAAACTTCAGGCATAA
- a CDS encoding type II toxin-antitoxin system RelE/ParE family toxin, translating to MKNLKPIEFCGSSLDDLRAFPITARREAGHQLDQVQNGQEPDDWKPLNTVGQGVKEIRIRDASGAFRVIYVAKFTDAVYVLHCFQKKTEKTSKADLDLAAKRYRELLKEKG from the coding sequence ATGAAAAACCTAAAGCCAATCGAATTCTGCGGCAGCTCTCTTGACGATCTTCGTGCTTTTCCAATTACGGCTCGGCGTGAAGCAGGTCATCAACTCGACCAAGTACAGAACGGACAAGAGCCGGACGATTGGAAGCCCCTAAATACCGTGGGGCAAGGGGTAAAAGAAATTCGGATTCGAGATGCCTCTGGAGCATTCCGAGTCATCTATGTAGCCAAGTTTACCGATGCCGTCTACGTTCTTCATTGCTTCCAGAAGAAAACAGAAAAAACAAGCAAAGCTGATTTAGACTTAGCAGCGAAACGTTACCGGGAATTATTGAAGGAGAAAGGCTAA
- a CDS encoding XRE family transcriptional regulator — protein sequence MSNQQFASVWDAIEDTQENAENMKLRSILMMALKNHIINTGISQAEAAKHLGITQPRVSDLMRGKINLFGLDALVNMATAAGLHLELRILDAA from the coding sequence ATGAGCAACCAACAATTTGCCAGTGTCTGGGATGCAATTGAAGATACCCAGGAAAACGCGGAAAACATGAAATTGCGCTCCATTCTCATGATGGCGTTAAAAAATCATATTATTAACACTGGAATAAGTCAGGCAGAAGCCGCAAAGCATCTCGGTATAACTCAGCCGCGAGTTTCCGACCTGATGCGTGGCAAGATTAACCTATTTGGCCTTGATGCACTGGTAAACATGGCAACAGCAGCCGGACTGCATTTAGAATTACGGATACTTGATGCTGCTTAG
- a CDS encoding formylglycine-generating enzyme family protein, whose amino-acid sequence MPNPKVYPTQFPEPWASGWGQDQFGLWMAFSYKGIKQVFRWIEPGSFLMGSPEDESQREDDETQHSVLLTKGFWLADTTVTQALWQSVMQNNPSKFKGENKPVETVSWDDANAFINILNQIKPELALCLPTEAQWEYACRAGTKTPFYFGQQIDASQVNYDGQFPYNNGPVSEYREQTVEVKTLPPNAWGLYEMHGNVLEWCLDYYGKYIPDQATDPTGEDSGAARVLRGGSWNFNGRICRSAFRFYDHPDYASQRIGFRLSRGQ is encoded by the coding sequence ATGCCTAACCCCAAAGTTTACCCCACACAATTCCCCGAACCTTGGGCTTCTGGTTGGGGACAAGACCAATTCGGTTTGTGGATGGCTTTTAGCTACAAAGGTATAAAGCAGGTTTTTCGCTGGATAGAGCCGGGTAGTTTTTTGATGGGTTCTCCAGAAGACGAATCACAAAGAGAAGATGATGAAACCCAACATAGTGTCCTGTTAACCAAGGGCTTTTGGTTGGCTGATACTACTGTCACCCAAGCCTTATGGCAATCAGTGATGCAAAATAACCCCAGCAAATTTAAAGGTGAAAATAAACCTGTAGAAACTGTAAGCTGGGACGATGCCAATGCCTTTATTAACATCCTGAACCAAATTAAACCCGAATTGGCTTTGTGCTTGCCCACCGAGGCTCAGTGGGAATATGCTTGCCGTGCTGGCACAAAAACACCGTTTTATTTTGGTCAGCAGATTGATGCCAGTCAGGTCAATTATGATGGACAATTTCCCTATAACAATGGACCTGTCAGTGAGTATCGAGAGCAAACCGTGGAAGTAAAAACCCTGCCGCCTAATGCCTGGGGTTTGTACGAAATGCACGGCAATGTTTTGGAATGGTGTCTAGATTATTATGGCAAATATATACCCGACCAAGCAACCGATCCAACAGGCGAAGACAGTGGCGCTGCCCGTGTGTTGCGCGGTGGGTCGTGGAACTTCAATGGCAGGATCTGCCGTTCCGCCTTCCGTTTCTACGACCATCCTGACTACGCTTCCCAGCGCATCGGTTTTCGCCTGTCCCGAGGTCAGTGA
- a CDS encoding HRDC domain-containing protein: protein MKYKFFAIPATNPESIESQLNAFCSSHRISFIEKHLVMDGANSFWSFCIAWLEGDGVPSTAINSSAKATVDYKQILSEVDFALYVELRNFRKDLAEQQNVPPYALFTNEQLAVMIQQRITTKGWRKQNLSVHPPILV from the coding sequence ATGAAATACAAATTTTTCGCCATACCCGCTACAAATCCAGAATCTATAGAAAGCCAGTTAAATGCGTTTTGTAGTAGTCATCGAATTAGTTTTATCGAAAAACATTTGGTAATGGACGGTGCTAACAGCTTTTGGTCGTTTTGTATTGCCTGGCTAGAGGGTGATGGGGTTCCTTCTACAGCCATAAATAGCAGTGCCAAAGCTACGGTTGATTATAAACAGATTTTAAGCGAAGTTGATTTTGCCTTGTATGTTGAATTGCGGAATTTTAGGAAAGATTTAGCAGAACAGCAAAACGTGCCACCCTATGCCTTGTTTACTAATGAACAACTAGCGGTGATGATACAACAGCGGATTACAACCAAAGGTTGGCGTAAACAAAACTTAAGCGTACATCCGCCGATTTTGGTATAA
- a CDS encoding formylglycine-generating enzyme family protein has product MSHQPDKLYKWQLPHSSVGYADLLWGFYSGPPLTETQQANVARLLKFEPLTDIKTEKENDGKSQFQQFVTETYIKTDSTPHSNSEESAKIASSSYFRVIHREQKQVEDQSMSIVNWLEQAGDVLSQNKRFTPREHRITVSYPPLIPWSRLLPVLLKTLGGNQPGRNPDVDKLVKWQASCQQLTHLPKKHRYTWKSQSWLLIDNNPDSIPFRQDYHALHHKLRDWRGSEGLDVQFVHRAEPGKEIVRYRGKKPVYAQWQMPDNSTPLLILSDLGLHSNNDGAVDNWLAFGQQLKQYGLRPTVLLPVACRKLDLRLLHFYNCIIWDRHSNLKPQNSDSIGTTIDDEQQFIKTLLALCYPAIQVSPGLLRSIRYLLPPACDASVEVALRRQPHLKDTEQSDWSWMPDSKAAYLPEFLSQFQQLTTAQQQSLIWHIATHHAQIADEHYFEVLSELQRLGIELPDSIKQAIDDYLPQLIKSYYRYENHHGLNNWANRYLSRLAFSKDYPFSQQQQVMRILVTLRNDDKTKPAIQWPEDIPKELLRQFLPAGEPLQQLLLCQVGTQLKLSSASKAYAEQEWGAPVVVLGLPFIQNTVIYAYTDTQGKSHTYSLDLNTAEPVMLDLLPGTHSIEINNEIFEIEALDQENLPAYMAGISMEGTYTSMQTRNNADQYFTWYWQPPILKGQQLQPNEHSSKVLTCPGFWWYRPQLDAVVSEDWPYPLYRDEYGLYADVNIAGVIQRFRWIQPGEFMMGYPDDEEGRNSNELLHKVILSQGYWLADTACTQALWQAVMGDKPSYFKGTERPVENVSWDDVQVFLQKINQKQPFLDLRLPTEAEWEYACRAGTKTAFNFKESLSTALVNYRGTWEFEVDKWANNALRETTEVKNKSYPSNAWGLYQMHGNVLEWCQDYYGEYTSKQVTDPHGPASGAYRVLRGGSWDDVGGRCRSAYRDCAPPGFAIQYIGFRLSRGHEYSEAAADRLPDGAHAAVARGTQAGDGLRDSDNTLADKSLLSKITKRFKK; this is encoded by the coding sequence ATGTCTCATCAGCCTGACAAATTATATAAATGGCAATTGCCGCACTCTAGTGTTGGCTATGCAGATTTATTGTGGGGCTTCTATTCAGGACCACCCTTAACTGAGACACAGCAAGCTAATGTTGCGCGGCTACTAAAGTTTGAACCGCTAACCGATATAAAAACAGAAAAAGAAAATGATGGAAAATCGCAATTTCAGCAGTTTGTAACAGAAACTTACATAAAAACTGACTCAACGCCGCATTCGAATAGCGAAGAGTCCGCCAAAATAGCGAGTAGCAGTTATTTTCGAGTTATCCATCGTGAACAAAAACAGGTGGAAGATCAGTCTATGTCAATTGTAAACTGGTTGGAACAGGCTGGTGATGTGTTGTCACAAAATAAAAGATTTACCCCCCGTGAGCATCGGATTACGGTTAGCTATCCACCACTTATACCTTGGAGTAGATTATTACCGGTTTTACTCAAAACATTGGGTGGCAATCAGCCAGGACGCAATCCCGATGTAGACAAGCTGGTAAAGTGGCAAGCCAGTTGTCAGCAATTAACACACTTGCCGAAAAAACATCGCTATACCTGGAAAAGCCAATCTTGGTTACTCATAGATAATAACCCAGACTCTATACCTTTTCGTCAGGATTATCATGCTTTGCATCATAAATTGCGAGATTGGCGTGGCAGCGAAGGCTTGGATGTTCAATTTGTGCATCGTGCCGAACCCGGTAAAGAAATTGTTCGTTACCGTGGAAAAAAACCTGTTTATGCGCAATGGCAAATGCCGGATAACAGTACGCCACTGTTGATTTTATCCGATCTGGGGTTGCATAGTAATAATGATGGTGCCGTAGATAATTGGTTGGCCTTTGGTCAACAGCTTAAACAATATGGCTTACGTCCTACTGTATTATTACCAGTCGCCTGTCGAAAGCTCGACCTACGTTTACTGCATTTTTACAACTGTATCATTTGGGATAGGCACAGCAATTTAAAACCACAGAATAGCGATTCGATTGGCACCACTATCGACGATGAGCAGCAGTTCATCAAAACACTGTTGGCACTCTGCTATCCGGCTATTCAGGTTAGTCCCGGTTTGTTAAGAAGTATTCGCTATTTATTGCCGCCAGCTTGCGATGCCAGTGTTGAAGTAGCCCTTCGTCGCCAACCCCATTTAAAAGATACGGAACAAAGTGATTGGAGTTGGATGCCTGACAGTAAAGCGGCTTACTTACCCGAGTTTTTAAGCCAGTTTCAGCAATTGACTACCGCTCAGCAACAAAGCTTGATTTGGCATATTGCTACCCATCATGCCCAGATTGCCGATGAACATTATTTTGAAGTGTTGTCTGAATTACAACGACTGGGTATTGAATTACCGGATAGTATTAAGCAGGCTATAGACGATTATCTTCCACAGTTAATTAAAAGTTATTACCGTTATGAAAATCATCATGGACTGAACAATTGGGCAAACCGCTACCTATCCCGTCTGGCCTTTTCCAAAGACTATCCATTCAGCCAACAACAACAAGTCATGCGTATTTTGGTTACCCTACGCAATGATGATAAAACCAAACCCGCCATCCAATGGCCGGAAGATATCCCAAAAGAATTACTCAGACAATTTTTGCCAGCTGGCGAACCCCTGCAACAACTATTACTTTGCCAAGTGGGTACCCAGTTAAAGTTAAGTAGTGCCTCTAAAGCCTATGCTGAGCAGGAGTGGGGCGCTCCGGTGGTGGTGTTGGGGTTGCCGTTTATACAAAATACCGTTATCTATGCGTATACAGATACACAGGGAAAATCACACACCTATAGTCTGGATTTAAACACTGCTGAACCGGTAATGCTGGATTTACTCCCCGGCACTCACTCAATAGAAATCAACAACGAAATATTTGAAATAGAAGCCTTAGATCAGGAGAATTTGCCAGCTTATATGGCTGGAATTAGCATGGAAGGTACTTATACCAGTATGCAGACCCGCAATAATGCCGATCAATACTTCACCTGGTATTGGCAGCCACCCATTCTTAAAGGGCAACAACTTCAACCTAATGAACACTCATCAAAAGTACTAACCTGCCCAGGTTTTTGGTGGTACCGCCCCCAACTAGATGCAGTAGTTAGCGAAGATTGGCCTTATCCACTCTATCGTGATGAATATGGCCTGTATGCCGATGTCAACATCGCCGGAGTTATCCAACGTTTTCGTTGGATACAACCCGGCGAGTTTATGATGGGTTATCCAGATGATGAAGAGGGTAGAAATTCAAACGAACTCTTACACAAGGTAATACTCAGCCAGGGTTACTGGCTGGCAGATACGGCTTGTACCCAGGCCTTATGGCAAGCGGTAATGGGCGATAAACCTAGTTATTTCAAAGGTACGGAAAGGCCGGTAGAGAATGTAAGCTGGGATGATGTGCAAGTGTTTCTGCAAAAAATTAACCAGAAGCAACCTTTTTTAGATTTACGTTTACCCACTGAAGCAGAATGGGAGTACGCCTGTCGGGCAGGAACCAAAACAGCGTTCAATTTTAAAGAATCCCTTTCAACTGCTTTAGTCAATTACCGGGGTACTTGGGAATTCGAAGTTGATAAATGGGCAAATAATGCCTTACGCGAAACAACAGAGGTAAAAAATAAAAGCTACCCATCGAATGCCTGGGGTTTATATCAAATGCACGGCAATGTATTGGAATGGTGTCAGGATTACTATGGCGAATATACATCCAAACAAGTAACCGACCCACATGGCCCAGCTAGCGGCGCTTACCGTGTGTTGCGCGGTGGGTCGTGGGACGACGTTGGCGGGCGCTGCCGTTCCGCCTACCGTGACTGCGCCCCTCCTGGCTTCGCTATCCAGTACATCGGTTTTCGCCTGTCCCGAGGTCATGAGTACAGTGAGGCAGCAGCAGACCGGCTGCCGGATGGGGCACACGCGGCGGTAGCGCGTGGGACACAGGCGGGGGACGGCCTGCGGGATAGCGATAACACGTTGGCGGATAAAAGCCTTTTATCTAAAATAACAAAACGGTTTAAAAAATGA